A part of Deltaproteobacteria bacterium genomic DNA contains:
- the chrA gene encoding chromate efflux transporter codes for MKQVLPETLSEVAALFLKLGLTGFGGPAAHIAMMHDETVKRRKWLSDQEFLDLVGATNLIPGPNSTEMAIHIGFLRARWLGLIIGGLCFITPAMLIVLLLAWVYMRFGSTPQAEWLLYGIKPVVIAIIVQALWSLGKTAVKGLLTATIGVIVIVLNFVGINEIALLFAGGLTVMLVMNYRRLRRQGLVALIVPISGVGVLTRVAIPLNLPHLFLTFLKIGSVLYGSGYVLLAFLRADFVVRFGWLTDQQLIDAVAIGQVTPGPIFTTATFVGYVLGGIPGALLATLAIFLPSFVFVAVSNPLIPCMRKSPWVGSLVDGVNVASLGLMAALTWQLTRTSIVDPLTVTTGLLSALLLIRYQVSSTWLVLGGACVGLSRALF; via the coding sequence ATGAAACAAGTCTTGCCTGAGACACTTTCCGAAGTCGCGGCCCTGTTTCTCAAGCTCGGCCTGACAGGGTTCGGCGGACCGGCAGCTCACATCGCCATGATGCACGACGAAACCGTGAAGCGGCGTAAGTGGCTGAGCGATCAAGAATTTCTTGATCTTGTGGGGGCCACGAATCTGATCCCCGGTCCCAATTCCACGGAAATGGCGATTCATATCGGTTTCTTGCGTGCACGATGGCTTGGGTTGATTATCGGCGGACTGTGCTTCATCACGCCGGCCATGCTTATCGTGCTGTTGCTGGCATGGGTCTACATGCGCTTTGGTTCCACACCGCAAGCCGAATGGTTGCTGTACGGAATAAAGCCCGTGGTCATTGCAATCATTGTTCAAGCCCTTTGGAGCCTCGGGAAAACAGCCGTCAAAGGCCTGCTTACTGCGACGATCGGAGTCATTGTTATCGTTCTGAACTTTGTGGGCATCAATGAAATCGCCCTGCTGTTCGCCGGTGGATTGACAGTGATGTTGGTCATGAATTATCGGCGTTTAAGAAGACAGGGATTGGTGGCGCTTATTGTTCCAATTAGCGGAGTCGGCGTGTTGACCCGGGTTGCCATTCCCTTAAATCTGCCTCACTTGTTCCTTACTTTTCTCAAGATCGGATCGGTCCTATATGGAAGCGGGTATGTTCTACTTGCTTTTCTCCGTGCCGATTTCGTTGTACGCTTTGGTTGGCTCACTGACCAGCAGTTGATTGACGCCGTCGCCATCGGACAAGTAACTCCCGGCCCGATCTTCACAACGGCCACATTCGTTGGTTACGTCCTTGGCGGCATACCGGGGGCGCTCCTCGCAACACTCGCCATTTTCCTGCCTTCGTTCGTGTTCGTCGCCGTTTCCAACCCTCTGATTCCTTGCATGCGTAAGTCGCCGTGGGTTGGCAGCTTGGTGGACGGCGTGAATGTGGCTTCGCTGGGTTTGATGGCGGCTTTGACCTGGCAACTGACCAGAACTTCGATTGTTGACCCTCTCACTGTTACAACGGGGCTTCTTTCCGCACTGCTCCTCATCCGGTATCAGGTGAGCTCCACGTGGCTTGTCCTCGGTGGGGCCTGCGTGGGGTTGTCAAGGGCGCTATTCTGA